In Penaeus vannamei isolate JL-2024 chromosome 4, ASM4276789v1, whole genome shotgun sequence, a single window of DNA contains:
- the LOC138861572 gene encoding uncharacterized protein — protein sequence MIRARDPNVDHKQGYHRYHRLSESLRGTNQRNHTPNNHNKGYQHPYQYHYHVPSKASEVPHQTTTKRVTNTRTNTTATFLRRPLRSTNTSTTPSPKASEVPTKTPTISRDTNTPTPHPYHPFTKSPRSPRKYPTKPTKPPTISRNTNTPTPPPLTPSLKAPEGTNQTNQTTNHKQGYQHPYLYHPLTLSPKAPEGTNQTTNHKQEYPPTPTTLSPKAPEGTNQTTNHKQEYPPTPTTLSPKAPEGTNQTTNHKQEYPPTPTTLSPKAPEGTNQTNQKHQP from the exons ATGATTCGAGCCAGAGACCCAAACGTCGATCACAAACAGGGATACCATCGTTACCACCGCCTTTCCGAAAGTCTCAGAGGTACCAACCAGCGTAACCACACACCAAACAACCACAATAAGGGTTACCAACACCCGTACCAATATCACTACCACGTCCCTTCGAAGGCCTCAGAGGTACCACACCAAACAACCACAAAAAGGGTTACCAACACCCGTACCAATACCACTGCCACGTTCCTTCGAAGGCCTTTGAG GAGTACCAACACCTCTACCACTCCTTCTCCGAAAGCCTCAGAGGTACCAACCAAAACACCAACCATAAGCAGGGATaccaacacccctaccccccacccctaccaccccttcaCCAAAAGCCCCAGAAG CCCCAGAAAGTacccaaccaaaccaaccaaaccaCCAACCATAAGCAGGAATaccaacacccctaccccccccccccttaccccttcactGAAAGCCCCAGAAGGtaccaaccaaaccaaccaaaccaCCAACCATAAGCAGGGATACCAACACCCctacctctaccaccccctcaccctttcaccGAAAGCCCCAGAAGGTACCAACCAAACCACCAACCATAAGCAggaatacccccccacccctaccaccctttCACCGAAAGCCCCAGAAGGTACCAACCAAACCACCAACCATAAGCAggaatacccccccacccctaccaccctttCACCGAAAGCCCCAGAAGGTACCAACCAAACCACCAACCATAAGCAggaatacccccccacccctaccaccctttCACCGAAAGCCCCAGAAGGtaccaaccaaaccaaccaaaaacACCAACCATAA